In Numidum massiliense, a single genomic region encodes these proteins:
- a CDS encoding type III pantothenate kinase, protein MLLAIDIGNTNILLGIYVERQLKRYWRIHTNRLATADEYAVILRQLLAASGLAERAIRGVAIVSVVPSVTIVFERMVRHYWHLEPLVVGPGVKTGLNIKAENPKEIGTDRIVTAVAANHLYSGPSIVVDFGTATTFGLVNDREQYLGGLIAPGLGISTEALVNQADQLAKFEVVKPTHLLGKNTIKAMQSGVYYGYIGLVDGIVHRLQELASNEATVVATGGLAELIYADTETIDEHRPLLILEGLRLIYERNVS, encoded by the coding sequence ATGTTACTCGCGATCGATATCGGAAACACGAACATTTTACTCGGCATTTATGTGGAACGGCAGCTCAAGCGATACTGGCGCATCCATACGAACCGGCTCGCGACAGCGGATGAGTATGCGGTCATCCTCCGACAGCTTTTGGCAGCTAGCGGTCTCGCTGAGCGTGCGATCCGCGGCGTAGCGATCGTCTCCGTCGTCCCATCCGTTACAATTGTGTTCGAGCGGATGGTGCGCCACTATTGGCACTTAGAGCCTCTTGTCGTCGGTCCCGGTGTAAAGACGGGGTTGAACATTAAAGCGGAAAATCCGAAAGAAATAGGAACAGATCGCATCGTCACAGCCGTTGCCGCGAACCATTTGTACAGCGGACCGTCGATCGTCGTCGATTTTGGCACCGCGACGACGTTTGGCTTAGTGAATGACCGCGAACAATATTTGGGCGGTTTAATTGCCCCCGGCCTCGGGATATCCACTGAGGCACTCGTTAATCAGGCTGATCAATTAGCGAAATTTGAAGTCGTCAAACCGACGCATTTGTTAGGAAAAAATACGATAAAAGCGATGCAATCTGGGGTATACTACGGTTACATCGGGCTTGTAGACGGTATTGTCCATCGCTTGCAGGAGCTGGCCTCCAATGAGGCCACCGTGGTCGCCACGGGAGGGTTAGCGGAACTCATATACGCGGATACGGAGACGATCGATGAACACCGTCCGCTCCTCATCTTAGAAGGGCTTCGTCTCATTTACGAGCGCAACGTATCGTGA